One genomic region from Blattabacterium cuenoti encodes:
- the pyrH gene encoding UMP kinase yields the protein MKYKRSLLKLSGEALMGNNEFGLHSTRLQQYAEEVKKVVEMGAQIAIVIGGGNIFRGFSRIKEKTINRIEGDYMGMLATVINGIAFQSYLENVGICAYIQTAIRMDQIAEPFGKDRAIHHLEKGRVVIFVAGLGNPYFTTDTAAVLRAIEIKADVLLKGTRVDGIYTTDPEKDKYAKKLKNISFDMVYQMGIKVMDQTAFILGNENNLPIIIFDINRKGNFQKVISGEKIGTLVSKKK from the coding sequence ATGAAGTACAAAAGATCATTATTGAAATTAAGCGGAGAAGCTTTAATGGGAAACAACGAATTTGGACTTCATTCTACTCGTCTTCAACAATATGCTGAAGAAGTCAAAAAAGTAGTAGAGATGGGAGCTCAAATAGCTATAGTAATTGGAGGAGGGAATATATTTAGAGGATTTTCTAGAATAAAGGAAAAGACTATAAATCGTATAGAAGGAGATTACATGGGAATGTTGGCCACCGTTATCAACGGGATAGCTTTCCAATCGTATTTAGAAAATGTAGGAATATGTGCTTACATTCAAACAGCTATTAGAATGGATCAAATAGCAGAACCTTTTGGGAAAGATAGAGCTATTCATCATCTTGAAAAAGGAAGAGTAGTAATATTTGTAGCAGGATTAGGAAATCCTTATTTTACTACAGATACAGCTGCTGTTCTACGTGCCATAGAAATCAAAGCTGATGTATTATTAAAAGGAACTAGAGTGGATGGGATTTATACCACAGATCCGGAAAAAGATAAATATGCTAAAAAACTTAAAAATATATCCTTTGATATGGTCTATCAAATGGGGATCAAAGTGATGGATCAAACTGCTTTTATTTTGGGAAATGAAAACAATTTACCAATTATTATTTTTGATATCAACAGAAAAGGAAATTTTCAAAAAGTAATTTCTGGAGAAAAAATAGGGACTCTAGTTTCCAAAAAAAAATAA
- a CDS encoding ribosome-recycling factor, with the protein MDELNDIFFSCKKDMEKILKQLKEEIHRIRLGSKSVASILEKIKIKCYGSTFLLIEVANITIVDNMNITIHPWDRSTLTYIDKAIIDANLGFMPTNKGESIHIHLPIITEEGRKNLMKKIKLQTEHAKILIRNVRKKNNQHIRKLKTSEDFSKAGENRIQKITSKYIQEIEDLFLYKEKEILRI; encoded by the coding sequence ATGGATGAATTAAACGATATTTTTTTTTCTTGTAAAAAAGACATGGAAAAAATTTTGAAACAACTAAAAGAAGAAATTCATCGTATTCGATTAGGTAGCAAGTCAGTAGCGTCTATTTTGGAAAAAATAAAAATCAAGTGTTATGGAAGCACTTTTCTACTTATAGAAGTAGCAAATATTACTATTGTAGACAACATGAATATTACTATTCATCCTTGGGATCGTTCTACTCTTACATATATTGATAAAGCTATCATAGATGCTAATCTAGGTTTTATGCCAACTAATAAAGGAGAATCCATTCATATACATTTACCCATTATTACAGAAGAAGGAAGAAAAAATTTGATGAAAAAAATCAAATTACAAACAGAACACGCTAAAATACTCATAAGGAATGTAAGAAAAAAAAATAATCAACATATAAGAAAATTAAAAACATCTGAAGATTTTTCTAAAGCAGGAGAAAACCGCATACAAAAAATAACAAGTAAATATATACAAGAAATAGAAGATTTATTCCTTTATAAAGAAAAAGAAATACTGAGAATATAA
- the asnS gene encoding asparagine--tRNA ligase, with protein MIKKYSIKELLDKVNFFLNKKVLVEGWIRSFRYSIFITLNDGSTIRNLQIILSKKLRKEIIKKITIGTSIQVIGIVTESIGEKQCIELRSLEINIYGSVLSSTLQKSILQPKKHSFEKLRQQAHLRFRTNIFSCIMRIRHHMAFCIHQYLHENGFFYLHTPIITTSNCEGSGKMFQITTMDMDTMDLKKNPIDYTKDFFKCKTYLSVSGQLEAETAALGLGKVYTFGPVFRAENSNTSRHLSEFWMIEPEIAFYHLEENMNLAEDFLKFIIRYILDKNMEDLSFLNEHLKKWKKKDKEHLLEKLELVLKFPFQRISYTEAIKVLIQEEKKQNIKFFHPVVWGMDLQSEHEQYLVDKYFKIPVIVFDYPSCIKAFYMRVNNDGKTVRAMDILFPNIGEIIGGSQREERYEILLKRIKDTNTDKNKLWWYLDTRRFGSVPHSGFGLGFDRLVQFITGMNNIRDVIPFPRTPNNAEF; from the coding sequence ATGATAAAAAAATATTCAATTAAAGAATTATTAGATAAAGTAAATTTTTTTCTAAATAAAAAAGTATTGGTTGAAGGATGGATTCGTTCTTTTCGTTATTCTATTTTTATCACTTTAAATGATGGATCTACAATTAGGAATCTGCAAATTATTTTATCCAAAAAATTGAGAAAGGAAATTATAAAAAAAATAACAATTGGAACTTCAATTCAAGTTATAGGAATTGTAACAGAAAGTATAGGAGAGAAACAATGTATAGAACTGCGGTCTTTAGAGATTAACATATATGGATCTGTCCTTTCGTCTACTCTTCAAAAATCTATTTTGCAACCTAAAAAACATAGTTTTGAAAAACTTCGTCAACAGGCTCATTTACGTTTTCGAACAAATATTTTCAGTTGTATCATGCGAATACGTCATCATATGGCTTTTTGTATACATCAATATTTACATGAAAATGGATTTTTTTACCTTCATACTCCAATAATTACTACTTCAAATTGTGAAGGAAGTGGAAAAATGTTTCAAATTACTACTATGGATATGGATACTATGGATTTAAAAAAGAATCCAATAGATTATACAAAAGATTTTTTTAAATGTAAAACTTATTTAAGTGTATCTGGACAATTAGAAGCGGAAACGGCTGCTTTGGGATTAGGAAAAGTGTATACATTTGGACCTGTATTTCGTGCAGAAAATTCCAATACTTCACGACATTTATCCGAATTTTGGATGATAGAACCAGAAATTGCTTTTTATCATTTAGAAGAAAATATGAATCTTGCTGAAGATTTTTTAAAATTTATTATCAGATACATTCTTGATAAGAATATGGAAGATTTATCCTTTTTAAATGAACACTTAAAAAAATGGAAAAAAAAGGATAAAGAACACCTTTTAGAAAAATTAGAACTTGTATTAAAATTTCCATTTCAAAGAATCAGTTATACAGAAGCTATAAAAGTTCTTATCCAAGAAGAAAAAAAACAAAATATAAAATTTTTTCATCCAGTTGTTTGGGGAATGGATTTGCAATCGGAACATGAACAATATTTAGTCGATAAATATTTTAAAATTCCTGTTATTGTGTTTGATTATCCTTCTTGTATTAAAGCCTTTTATATGCGTGTAAATAATGATGGAAAAACAGTTAGAGCTATGGATATTTTATTTCCGAATATAGGAGAGATTATTGGTGGTTCTCAAAGAGAAGAACGTTATGAAATCTTATTAAAACGGATAAAAGATACAAATACGGATAAAAATAAACTTTGGTGGTATTTAGATACACGTCGTTTCGGTTCTGTTCCTCACAGTGGATTTGGGTTAGGGTTTGATCGTTTAGTTCAATTCATAACAGGAATGAATAATATTCGTGATGTTATTCCATTTCCAAGAACCCCAAATAATGCAGAGTTTTAA
- the rpoN gene encoding RNA polymerase factor sigma-54 yields MLKQQLSQKGQHKLSPLQIKLMKLVQLSTLDFEQRVKQELEENPALEEENSSDLEEAFSDSEISESENEIEDQNQSIDISEIDEYLSDDEIEDFKNNINHQNYGVEKHIPIISGISFQEYLKNQLHTFRLNEEDLLIADFILGNIDDNGYIRRKITAIVDDILLILGISVTADKVEQLILNYIQKLDPVGVGSRNLQECLLIQLEKKKMTKEVILAKKIIQYNFESFVKKHYQKLQKKLGITKKNLRKSIYQIEKLNPKPGKIYSENTKNLNHLIPDFTICISDNKLELSLNQRNIPELKISSVYLDMLKSYKSSKEKNMNKNEDTIVFLKQKIDSAKWFVDAIKKRQNTLMLTMNAIMDYQKEYFLTGDPIKIKPMILKNISQKIGVGISTVSRVANSKYVNTPYGTFLIKSFFSEKMKNKEGEDISSIEIKKLLVESIAQENKKKPLTDEKLSKILKKKGYLVARRTVAKYRDQMHIPVARMRKNL; encoded by the coding sequence ATGTTAAAACAGCAATTATCACAAAAAGGACAACACAAACTTTCTCCACTACAAATTAAACTCATGAAATTAGTTCAGCTATCTACTTTAGATTTTGAACAAAGAGTCAAACAAGAACTGGAAGAAAATCCGGCATTAGAAGAAGAGAATTCTTCTGATTTAGAAGAAGCATTTTCAGATTCAGAAATTTCTGAATCTGAAAATGAGATTGAAGATCAAAATCAATCTATAGATATTTCTGAAATCGATGAATATTTGAGTGATGATGAAATTGAAGATTTCAAAAATAATATCAATCATCAAAATTACGGTGTAGAAAAACATATTCCTATTATTTCTGGAATTTCTTTTCAAGAATATTTGAAAAATCAATTGCATACTTTTCGTTTGAATGAAGAAGATTTATTGATAGCAGATTTTATATTAGGAAATATAGATGATAACGGTTATATAAGAAGAAAGATCACTGCTATAGTAGATGATATTCTTTTAATACTTGGAATATCAGTCACTGCAGATAAAGTAGAACAACTAATTTTAAACTATATACAAAAATTAGATCCTGTAGGTGTAGGATCCAGAAACTTACAAGAATGTCTACTTATTCAATTGGAAAAAAAAAAAATGACTAAAGAGGTTATTCTAGCCAAAAAAATTATACAATATAATTTTGAATCTTTTGTCAAAAAACATTATCAAAAACTGCAAAAAAAGTTAGGAATCACAAAGAAAAATTTAAGAAAATCTATTTATCAAATAGAAAAATTAAATCCCAAACCAGGAAAAATTTATTCTGAAAATACCAAAAATTTAAATCATCTCATCCCAGATTTTACTATTTGTATTTCAGATAATAAGCTAGAGCTTTCTTTAAATCAAAGAAATATACCAGAACTAAAGATCTCATCTGTATATTTAGATATGTTGAAATCTTATAAATCTTCAAAAGAAAAAAATATGAATAAAAATGAGGATACCATTGTTTTTTTGAAACAAAAAATAGATTCAGCAAAATGGTTTGTAGATGCAATCAAAAAACGTCAAAATACGTTGATGTTAACAATGAATGCTATTATGGATTACCAAAAAGAATATTTTTTAACTGGAGATCCAATTAAAATAAAACCTATGATCTTAAAAAACATTTCACAAAAAATTGGTGTAGGAATTTCTACAGTTTCACGTGTAGCTAATAGCAAATACGTGAATACACCATACGGTACTTTTTTGATTAAAAGTTTTTTTTCTGAGAAAATGAAAAATAAAGAAGGAGAAGATATTTCCTCTATTGAAATCAAAAAACTTTTAGTAGAATCCATAGCTCAGGAAAATAAAAAAAAACCTCTTACCGATGAAAAATTATCTAAAATTCTCAAAAAAAAAGGCTATTTAGTAGCTAGAAGGACAGTTGCTAAATATAGAGATCAAATGCATATTCCTGTTGCAAGAATGCGAAAAAATTTATGA